One window from the genome of Myxococcales bacterium encodes:
- a CDS encoding CsbD family protein — MNWNQIEGKWQQFTGHVKSTWGKLTDDDMTSIGGKKDQLIGKVKERYGIMQDAAEKQVDEWMAKLKPDHDADVIVPPPAASHTAGNNKPVA; from the coding sequence ATGAATTGGAATCAAATCGAAGGCAAATGGCAGCAGTTTACAGGTCACGTCAAATCGACGTGGGGCAAACTCACCGATGACGACATGACCTCAATCGGCGGCAAAAAAGACCAGCTCATTGGCAAGGTCAAAGAGCGCTACGGCATCATGCAAGATGCGGCGGAAAAACAAGTCGACGAGTGGATGGCCAAATTGAAGCCAGACCACGATGCCGACGTCATTGTGCCGCCGCCAGCCGCGTCGCACACCGCAGGCAACAACAAGCCCGTCGCGTAG
- a CDS encoding dipeptidase, whose product MSLSLAEARALHDEVCVIDLHADTTKLMDHFDFDLGEAHARPLPGPMNMMGHVDLPRMRQGGVTAQFFSQWTFPLPEAGCAQSVANQLLALEAATRKYPEQMAWAMTEGEILACRAAGKVAALGGIEGGQALEGRLERVEEFARLGSRYLGLLHFSKNAIGAPAMGKGADGAQGLTGFGRDVVRECERTGTIVDLAHINRAGFFEALALCERPVFVSHTGVAGVHPHWRNIDDAQLRAVADNGGCVGIIFARQYLGGKRIDDVVDHILHVIKVAGADVVALGSDFDGFVVPPVGLEDIAAMPNLTAALSARGVAPETLAKILGGNVLRVLAASPPTAWQAERASQFYPTTLS is encoded by the coding sequence TTGTCGCTATCGCTCGCCGAGGCCCGCGCGTTGCATGATGAGGTCTGCGTCATCGATCTGCACGCCGACACCACCAAGCTCATGGACCATTTTGATTTCGATCTGGGCGAGGCGCACGCGCGGCCCCTGCCCGGGCCAATGAATATGATGGGCCACGTCGACCTCCCGCGCATGCGGCAAGGCGGCGTCACCGCACAATTTTTTTCGCAATGGACGTTTCCTTTGCCGGAGGCGGGCTGCGCCCAATCTGTCGCCAACCAGCTGCTCGCGCTTGAAGCCGCGACGCGCAAATATCCCGAGCAGATGGCGTGGGCGATGACCGAGGGCGAAATCCTCGCCTGCCGCGCCGCTGGCAAGGTAGCCGCGCTCGGCGGCATCGAGGGCGGCCAGGCGCTTGAGGGCAGGCTTGAGCGGGTCGAGGAATTTGCTCGCCTCGGCAGCCGCTACCTCGGCCTGCTGCATTTTTCAAAAAACGCGATCGGCGCGCCCGCGATGGGCAAAGGCGCCGATGGCGCGCAAGGCCTCACGGGTTTTGGCCGCGACGTCGTGCGCGAATGCGAACGCACCGGCACCATCGTCGACTTGGCGCATATCAACCGCGCTGGTTTCTTCGAGGCGCTCGCGCTGTGCGAACGGCCGGTCTTTGTTTCGCATACCGGCGTCGCCGGCGTGCATCCACATTGGCGCAACATCGATGACGCGCAGCTGCGCGCGGTGGCCGACAACGGCGGCTGCGTCGGCATTATTTTTGCGCGGCAGTACCTCGGCGGCAAGCGCATCGACGACGTCGTCGACCACATCTTGCACGTCATCAAGGTCGCCGGCGCCGATGTCGTCGCGCTTGGCTCAGACTTCGATGGCTTCGTCGTGCCGCCGGTAGGCCTTGAAGACATCGCGGCCATGCCCAATCTCACCGCGGCGCTTTCGGCGCGCGGCGTCGCGCCCGAGACGCTCGCCAAGATCTTGGGTGGCAACGTGCTGCGCGTGCTCGCCGCCTCGCCGCCGACCGCTTGGCAAGCCGAGCGCGCCAGCCAATTCTATCCAACTACCTTGTCATGA
- a CDS encoding NAD(P)-binding domain-containing protein has protein sequence MSWPSVSATTALDRDALGIIGAGSFGLGLAYAMARAGRRVVLLTTEPSMAELVRTTRRSPRLADVVLPDEVEITSDVAQFASVARFMVLAVSSTNVDERLDALAPHVTGRHVMVHALGATSGAARISDVICHRTPILRVGVLAGPSLPRDLVSATGFASMVVASRFEEVIAEGRRLLNAPPVLRIYGSADLVGVEIASALSGVYSLALGLVDGNALGIGPRAVLVTRALAESIRLGVALGGEAKTFSGLSWLGNLLVRAGGPEAKSPEYAYGVGLARGQATDVVPEAVRAVAALRTLADGKGVRMPLLAALGRVLAGELSARDAARLAGESVDSRE, from the coding sequence ATGAGTTGGCCAAGCGTTAGCGCTACGACTGCGCTCGACCGCGATGCGCTCGGCATCATCGGCGCCGGTTCTTTTGGCCTGGGCCTGGCCTATGCCATGGCGCGCGCGGGGCGGCGGGTGGTGCTACTCACCACCGAGCCGAGCATGGCGGAGTTAGTGCGTACGACGCGCCGCTCGCCTCGCCTGGCGGACGTGGTGTTACCCGATGAGGTGGAGATCACCTCCGACGTGGCGCAGTTTGCTAGTGTTGCCCGGTTCATGGTGTTGGCGGTGTCTTCGACAAACGTCGATGAGCGCCTTGATGCGTTGGCGCCGCACGTCACCGGGCGCCACGTCATGGTGCATGCGCTCGGAGCCACGTCGGGTGCGGCGCGCATTTCGGATGTCATCTGTCACCGCACGCCCATCTTGCGCGTGGGCGTGCTCGCCGGACCGTCGCTGCCGCGCGATCTGGTGAGTGCGACGGGCTTTGCCAGCATGGTGGTCGCTTCGCGCTTTGAAGAAGTAATCGCGGAAGGCCGACGCCTACTCAACGCGCCGCCGGTCTTGCGCATCTACGGCTCGGCCGATCTGGTGGGCGTCGAAATCGCGAGCGCCTTATCAGGCGTGTATTCGCTGGCGCTGGGGCTGGTCGACGGCAACGCGCTCGGCATTGGGCCGCGTGCGGTATTGGTGACGCGCGCCCTGGCGGAATCGATTCGACTCGGCGTGGCGCTTGGCGGCGAGGCGAAAACCTTTTCCGGCCTGTCCTGGCTGGGCAACTTGCTGGTACGTGCCGGCGGCCCCGAGGCGAAATCGCCAGAATATGCCTATGGCGTCGGCCTGGCGCGCGGGCAGGCCACCGACGTGGTGCCCGAGGCCGTGCGCGCGGTAGCCGCGCTGCGAACGCTGGCCGATGGGAAAGGGGTACGCATGCCACTGCTCGCCGCGCTTGGCCGCGTGCTAGCGGGCGAATTATCGGCGCGCGATGCGGCGCGCCTGGCTGGCGAATCGGTCGACAGCCGCGAATAA
- a CDS encoding 1-acyl-sn-glycerol-3-phosphate acyltransferase — protein sequence MISYAVAAASDLEIVPSRLHGLNADRQRMLAEVRRRVMERLTDDVASDAVASWEYVLNEVCYHELARLAGSDSKEHAKWQKLAFRINQMSDPERRRAVEELVEELCRDVVGNFDSRVYKFVTTVLPPAFGFLFSPVASIRQGVEAIGELDARITIEGELDLIRHVARKGTIAVAPTHASNMDSPVIGLALLRAGLPPVAYGAGKNLFTNPFISFFMRNLGAYRVDRRLKYGLYKLVLKEYSTVLLENGYHSLFFPGGTRCRSGLVERHLKLGLLGTTVGASKHRARAGNPQRLYIVPATINYRLVLEAETLIEDFLAEDGKSRYIITDDEFSRASRILEFARKIFALEGAVVVRFGRPLDPLGNDINDDGESVDQRGVVIDPVEYLRDASGAIVDDDQRDAEYTKLLGVRLAAAYPALTVFHATHIVARAVFDELASQFETRDIYKLSRLPAAHLVVGRGAVVRRTEQLLERLREPSAVGRLHSALLTANAAAVVQDAMHALATYHTKAVLAQHGEVLVAQDVKLIFYYQNRTAHIAPDGERGGR from the coding sequence ATGATATCGTACGCCGTGGCTGCGGCGTCAGATCTTGAAATTGTTCCCTCGCGGCTGCATGGGCTCAACGCGGATCGCCAGCGAATGTTGGCCGAGGTGCGCCGACGCGTGATGGAGCGCCTGACCGACGATGTGGCATCGGATGCGGTGGCGTCGTGGGAATATGTGCTCAACGAGGTTTGCTACCACGAGCTGGCGCGCCTAGCCGGCAGCGATAGCAAAGAGCACGCCAAGTGGCAAAAGCTGGCGTTTCGCATCAATCAAATGAGCGATCCTGAGCGGCGGCGCGCCGTCGAAGAGCTCGTCGAAGAACTGTGTCGCGACGTCGTGGGAAATTTCGATAGCCGCGTCTACAAGTTCGTCACCACGGTGCTGCCCCCCGCCTTTGGCTTTCTCTTCTCGCCGGTCGCGAGCATCCGGCAGGGCGTCGAGGCCATCGGCGAGCTGGACGCGCGCATTACCATCGAAGGCGAGCTCGACCTAATCAGGCACGTCGCGCGCAAGGGCACGATAGCCGTCGCGCCAACGCACGCGTCGAATATGGATTCGCCGGTCATTGGGCTGGCGCTGCTGCGCGCCGGGCTGCCGCCGGTGGCATATGGCGCCGGCAAGAACCTATTTACCAACCCGTTCATCAGTTTTTTTATGCGCAACCTCGGCGCCTATCGCGTCGATCGGCGTCTTAAGTATGGGCTCTACAAGCTGGTGCTCAAGGAGTACTCGACGGTGCTGCTTGAGAACGGCTATCACTCGCTGTTTTTTCCTGGCGGCACGCGCTGTCGCTCGGGGTTAGTGGAGCGGCATCTCAAGCTGGGCTTGCTAGGCACGACGGTTGGGGCGAGCAAGCATCGCGCGCGCGCCGGTAACCCTCAGCGGCTCTATATCGTGCCGGCGACGATCAACTATCGCTTGGTGCTGGAGGCCGAGACGCTGATCGAAGACTTTCTCGCCGAGGACGGCAAATCGCGTTACATCATCACCGATGACGAATTCTCGCGCGCCTCGCGCATTCTCGAGTTCGCGCGCAAGATCTTCGCCTTGGAGGGCGCGGTCGTGGTGCGGTTTGGCCGCCCGCTCGATCCGCTGGGCAACGATATCAACGATGACGGCGAATCCGTCGACCAGCGTGGCGTCGTGATCGACCCGGTCGAATACCTGCGCGATGCCAGCGGCGCGATCGTGGATGATGACCAACGCGATGCGGAGTACACCAAGTTGCTTGGCGTGCGGCTGGCCGCGGCCTATCCGGCGCTGACCGTATTTCACGCCACGCATATCGTGGCGCGCGCGGTCTTCGATGAGCTCGCGAGCCAGTTTGAGACGCGGGACATTTACAAGCTCTCGCGCTTGCCGGCGGCGCATTTGGTGGTTGGGCGTGGCGCGGTGGTGCGACGCACCGAGCAACTGCTCGAGCGCCTGCGCGAGCCCTCGGCGGTGGGCCGGCTGCATAGCGCGCTGCTAACCGCCAACGCCGCCGCCGTGGTGCAAGACGCGATGCACGCGCTGGCGACGTATCATACCAAGGCGGTGTTGGCGCAACATGGCGAGGTGTTAGTGGCACAGGACGTCAAGCTCATCTTCTACTATCAAAATCGAACGGCACATATTGCGCCTGACGGCGAGCGAGGTGGGCGATGA